AGCTGTTATCATCATTAGAGTTTAATATTGCATGATCATAAAAAGAGAGATAGTGAAATACCAGCTTCACCATAGGCTGCATCAGCAGGTTGGACTTTGGAGCCAACAGCAGCAGCACCAATGAGCACAGTTAGAGCTAAACGGCGAGAGATTGGGCTGACATCAATATCCTCTTGTGGTGTTTGTTGTTTCTGTGCCTTGCAAACAAGCTGGTTAGGCTTGGTGCTAACCAAGATGCGTAGTGATGGGGATCTGGCACTGGCAGGGGTGGTAAGAGCATGGTGGTGCAAGAAACATTGGGTAGAAGCCATTCTGCTCTGTGTCTGCGATCTCTTTCTCTCACTCACTTTCCTCAGACTATGGTAGGAACTTGTTGGAGTTTAGTTTCAATGTGTGTTATGTGGCAACGAGGATATTGGAAGAGGATGATTGGGAAAATTGGATTAGATTGTCGATGTGGGATAAGGTAATTGAGGCTCTCATTGGTGCCACGTCGTATCACGTATTCTCATCTGCCTCATGCCATACCCATTTTGGGACAAGACACTGTCATATTCATTACTTTGTGTTATATATGGTCTTGTATCTGTTCAAGtacttgtttttaatatttttgttcaaaattaaAGACTAACTTCCAAAACAAAATAGACCAACTTCCAATCGCTTTGTGCTTTAGATATTATTAGGTCGAAGAGCATAGCTACAGAttctaatagtattttttttttcaattccacgttctattatttgttttaaagttattaaaaactataaagcaAATTATACGGATTCTCCTATTCTTGCTCTTATTACCCTCaatatcatttcatttttatttttttatattactttgaGTTCCTCCAAAGAGATCGACTTAACGATTTACGCGTGAGAGGGGAGGTTTATATAacgaaaacttaaaaaattaaaggattttATGTGGGGttcaaaaataaatgaatatcaGGTTAGGTATAATAAGGACAAGTCTCGAGAGGAATACGTGaaattcattttcaattataaaatcccttattaaatcaaaagtaaaattcatcaaaatttattatttctcttaaatttcaattaataataaagaatgtCATAAAAAGtgtattagaaaatatattattaatatttctttaagtttaattatctttttagttctaattttataaattgtctttcttatttttttcatgaatttgatCTAATTATGTCGGATGACTATGACGTTGgagtaaaatatttaacaattttattaattaaattattttttttcaacaaatacattttttcacttataatgatcaaatttgatatattatttaaagaaattaaatctattatcgattaaactaataatttattgattgatttaattattttacttgtgtaatattaatttctttgttagcttaaaatataaatatttaatgggCGTGTTGACGTAGGCATGCCATAGAATATCGTGCTAGTATGAATGTGCCGCTAGGACGTGTAATATAATGTCACATTGATATTGTTGTTAAATATATTAGAtattaatagataaataaaaataaaacaattgaaataataaaGGAATAATTTGTGGAAATAAAAATCAGAAATtcataatacaaaattaaaaaatagataaactaaaaatataataaaacctaaattttaactaatataaGCTCTAATACGGCTAAAGACTATAACCATATAGTGTGGAAATTGTTAATTAGCTCTTCTTCAGTTCTGTAATCAACTcgatccttaaaatattttttgctttactcaAGTAGTCAATTTGGTGCAATTCATTGCTGTTAATGTTTACAATCATAAATACTAGCTTATCTGGAACAATATTTCCAATATAAAGTTACAATCAAGGAATTAATGGGATAAAACTCTAGATCATGAATTCATTTAAGCCCAAAGTGGTAGGCGTCAAAGCTATCATTTGTAGAACCcacgaaaataaattttttttaaaaaacttaatgaATCAATTGATCAAACATTAGAGATGCTCATTGCTCTCAAGACTAGTAGTATACTGCATTCTTCAGAAGACTAGTGCAGACGAAGGGCTCAATTATGGCTAGTTCTTTATTCAGATACtacatttttatctttcttgtTCGGATGGTATTGAGTGTGTCTAAactattggttaaaaaaataataaataattaattattatatgaattataaaagaatatataaaatagtataatttttttattttcaataaaaataaaaataacatcttcttttttataactCACATTTCTATCATTAAATCATcactttaagaaataaaaaatcataaaataattaacaaaatctaTTTAcagtaatataaaattaataataaaaaatagtatatatatataataatgttattaattaattttatttcattattcaatcacaatttatcatatataataatttaaaaaaaattatacaaatgatatttttttagctGATTgacaatgttaaaaaatttgtattgCCAATACATggttaataaaatcaatttaattcataactattattttatagttGTATAAGTCTATTTGGaaaaatttttctataaatatttgtaggaaaaaataaaaaatgaaacaagctTGTGTcgcatgaaaaaaataattttaactttataaaaaaatttatttatttttatttttctataaatatctATAGTCTGAAACTTATCCAACCAGCCctgtttgtttaaaaaaatttcagcaaaaaaaaaagaacctttacttttattaatctataactattaataaagcCAGTCATTTCATCTAgtgtacatattttttattcttaatttatcttttttaactaCTTCTAAAAATCGCTCACAATCATAAGCAGTTGCGGTCTAATATTTCATTCGTCCCTaattataaaatactttttaaaaatttatttttctctttttatcagatattttttttaatttttagatatattagttattttttctctacatatttttaattaattattcattttccaaacattaataataaattattaaatacatagagataaaaataataattttaaaatgatagtataattagtagaaaaatttaatgtaattaactaaattaattcttttattaaaagcatgaattagttaaaaaaatcataattaaaaacaaaaggaataacTTTTTAACATGACAATCATGACAattatatttaactaaaaaaaaaagacagataAAACGCATGACACAGAATGCACAAGACATGGAGTACCTAATTTTCAActagttaaaataaaagaaactaaactcttttcaaatacaACTTTATTTACAGTAGTAACTTTTGCATTttactctttctttctttctgccATTCATTATACCAACGTATAAacatctctttctctctctctctctctctggtgTGCCTTTGCAGTAGTACTTTGTTCGCTACTTCGCTTCTACACTCCACTCCATTCTCTGGTTTGTGCACCAAAATCATTcctttttctgttttaattaattaaattcatgctTCTGCTTCTTGCTTTGATGCTGCCTCTTTTGCGTTTCTAGTGGTTTTCGTTTCTCTACTCTGTCTTGTTGAATTCACTGAAAATTTCTCCAGTTAGGGATTTGCACTTGTGCTTAAACTTTGAATTTCTTCGTATATTCGTGATATCCCTCATTATATGTGAAATGCGCGTTTTTTATGCCCTTCTCAATTGGGTTGAAAAAAACTTGCGGTACCCCTTTTTCTTTACTGCTTTCCcagtttatgttttttaattaagaaaagaaagtaaaaaagaaacaagagaaaaaaaaagttaaattcattttctctttacttcaatatttcaaataattctCTCTTTGGTCGCCTTTTTCTGCCCAATCAAATATAGTAAATTGAGGTGTTAGTCTGTGTTTTGTGTCACAATCACTCAGTCTCATTATAACATACTTTATGTTGTGCACTGATTCACCGTGCTCTCCATTTTCCTTTTCCATACAATCCtttaaatttcaacaaatacAATGTCAAAAAATGAATCAGGCCTTGGAATGACTATGACAGTAATggaaaaaggcataaaaataataattaaaatgatcgAGAATGCTAAATAGTTCACCGTAGACACTATGAAGTTAAGACCCAATTTTCAGCAATAACAATCTAAAACAACAGACACTAAATAGACTTAATGTGGTTGAAGTGATAAACTTGATGTAGCTTAAGCCTTAAATACAGACAGGctaagttaataattaattgccAGAGATGTTTCTTTTTGTGACCATAGACCAGACTTATTTCATTTTAGACGAGATAAATTTTTGCCTTTGTGAATGTTATACGACTTGATGTAGGTGGTATGTTCTTCTCTTTTGTTAATGGCTCGGGAAAAAGAAAATCTTATAATCATTTCGCGTGTGCTGTTTTCTTATAAATGGTGATTGAGGCTGCAGTGGTGTTAGGCATGATCGCTATTTTCATGCAACATTTTGTAatgttcttttttgtttttatagaaGTGCAGGAACAATGTCTGAGAAAATCACAGCTGAAAAACTTTTAAACACCCTTGTGGAAACACTTACTGAAAAGCAAAAATCTGGATTATTTTTTGAAGAAGACAAGTCAAGCTCAGTGAGCTCCCAATTCAATAGACTATTTGGACGCCAGAAACCTGTGCACCATATTTTAGGGGGTGGAAAATGTATGGTAGTTCTAGATAATTTCCTGTAAAATCTATCATATTGACCTTGACTTCTAAACCTTTTTTGGGGTTTCCATTGAATGATGCAGCTGCTGATGTCTTGTTATGGAGGAACAAGAAGATCTCTGCTAGCGTTTTATCCGCAGCAACAGCTATATGGGTGCTTTTTGAATGGCTTAATTATAATTTCCTAactattttattctttgttGTGGCTCTTGGTATGCTTGGACAGTTTCTTTGGACAAATGCATCCGGCTTGTTTAGCAGGTTATCCAAGCATCTTCTCTTCTTTTGATGTCTTACtttatgtaaatatattatGCTACTTTACAACTTAAACATGCTTTGTTCTCTGTTGGCTGACAGGAAGCCATCTAAAGTTCCCCGTTTTGTCCTCCCAGATGGTATCTTCGTGAATATTGCAACTGCAGTTGGTGCTGAGGTTAACCGTGGTTTGAGGTTTCTCCAAGATGTTTCATGTGGAGGAAACCTAAAACAATTTCTTATTGTATGTTTACTCTTATGTTTGCTTCCACTGTAATTGTTATTTACGATCCACGTTCATGCTTATAAGTTAGAATGTAGTTTACAGGTTAAACCATTCTTCAGTTTCTGACACCAGTATTTGTTATAGTACTTGTTATTCaatcaatttcatttatttttgtttgctaCAACATCTTCTGTTTGTGACATGTTATTGACATATCTCATCAAAATTGTCAACTGCTTTTTCTCTTCGTCGAATTTCTATTTTGTGCTCATTTAGACAGGGATAAGTTTTTTGAGATCGTGGGAACTTGCCAAGCCAACTACACCTTATGTGACATTATCTTCTAAGAGTCATTTGATCTTAAGTTGTTTGTTATTGTGTGGTTTCCTGATTTTATTACTTTGTTGTTGCTAAAGATTTTAATTAGTGAGCAAAAAACACAAGGAGTTGGCACCCAGGAAGGGTGTGGGTAGGTTGGGGGTGGGGGAGACTGACATCCAGCATATAACTGAATTGGGGAAACAaggattttaaattataagtctCAAGGGTCAATATAGGTTGTTTTACATGACTTGGAGTtgtattatatgacaaatagtCAATGTGGGTGGGTTGCATTTAGTATCTTTAAATGCACAACCATGATAATGCACTTTCTACTTTGCCATCggttattttatcttatatatgataaattatatttactttcatattttgttgcaaaggaaaaatatatgcTTTTTTTGTGGAATTTGTGATAATGGCTATAACATCCCCAGGTTATAGTAAGCTTATGGGCTGGTGCTGTGATTGGGAGTTGGTGCAATTTTTTGACTGTCATGTATATTGGTGAGAGACCTGCTTTCTTTTCATCTGTTGATATAGATTAGAATGTGTTGACCAGAGTGTCTGCTTACTTGAATTATTAAGTCAGACaaagtttgaaaaatataattcaaaatttcaactaATCCTACAAATATCCGCTCAGAGAAATGTGAATTATTGAAATTATGGAAATTGTATTATATTAGCATTTGGTAAAGCCAACCTTATGTTGTGCTTGTATGATGGATATGAAGGATGATTAAAACAACATATTAACTTTCAAAAGCTTGTTATTTGTCTGTCTATGCCATAACTGTGTAGcataggaaatgatttgaaagATGTTAAATTCCTGTTAAGATGCTGGAGTGAGGAGTTTGGATGGTGTAACACAATCCACGCACACAAATGTATGCCTTGTTAAGTGTTTTCTGATAATATGCCTCCtcaattttgaaatcaaatattAGTGTATGTTGATCTATATTATTTTGTGGGATAGTGgatctttttcttcttgaagtTCAAATGGATGATATAGTACCGTTAGAAGTTCAACAATGATGTTTTTCCTTCTAGTTTGATTTTTCAGGTCATACCTGATTTGctaaatttctattttgttaTGTCTAAGGTTTTGTTGCTGCACATACACTCCCAGTTCTCTATGAAAGGTATGAGGATCAAGTTGACAACTTTGTGTACAAGGTCTTTGATCAGTTGCAAAATCACTATCAGAAGCTGGACACTGGTTTGCTCAGCAAAATCCCCAAGGGAAAGCTCAAAGGAAAGAAGTATGAATAGATTCTTCCTTACGTAAATGGTTTGATTTTCAATATCCCTTTCTCTAACTTGTGATGGAATTGGGAAAGGCTGAAGGATGTAATGTAAATAGGGAACAATTCTATGTAGGGGTCTTTAGAATTTGTTGTGTCTCATTATTTGACTGGGATCAAGGCTTCATTGATGACTGTTGCAAACTTGTGAAGCCACTTACAAGGCGTTTGATACTTACCCGTTTAAAACCCTAATACATAAAAAAGAGTAATGTAGGGGATGCgaggagaggagagagattTTAAGAAAGGGaaagtattttatttgattcacaagGGGTCGGGGAAATAAATAAAACGACTATTATTCGTTTAAAAAGATCAAATAAAGCTATTAaggataatttagttttttttattaattcgtGGAAAAGTTTTTCTCCGCCAAATCCCGTTTAATTTTGGAGAGAACCCAAAactgtctttttattttagtttgtatacttttgattatgattttaaaaaattattattatttttaagttgtttttctgATTTCAAGAATTTATAAAGGTAgtgaaacaagttttttttataccattttttttgtatattttgaaaataaaaagtaaagtaaaattaatgttattattgtaatcattcataaaataatatagatAATATGAATAGCAAACTAAAACCTACCTTAATAGTTTTTTTGTCAATCTGGTCatgctatttttaattttctcaatTGAATCCTTGATTAGTTATAATATGATGAAACTTGATCAGGATCATTGAGTTGATTATCAGACTAGGTTATAGCCCAATTGATCGAGCATACTTGTATATATGTCCACTTCATTTTAAAGGTTCTGTTATTTTGAATTCGCCCACACAAGCTCATCATCCTCCGGATTGCTTAACTTGTAAATTAgctttattttttgaagaacTTATCTatacttatataaattaaaactattaaaaaattaatcatttattaattgttttaatgtttatttcaaataaaacaaatacaaattaaatagtttcttttttcaaatcttTACATCCTAATATACcttaacataatatttaatcatatatctatattttttatatttataatatttatcatttactcctatatcataaaataaacatataacttggtcacataatataaaattataaatacatgaaaataatagaaataattatagtttttctgattttcatttttaaataatggcACACTCTTCTcactttcaattttaaattattttaatattaaatttaatttatgttaagctaattttaaaatataaaatattatttaatatttatcatttacataaatttgaaatatataaaattttatggtttaattattattattcaaattgtttcaatTACAAGTCTTCTAAATATATATACTCgtttaaatacaaatttataccaaatttaaacaaattgtgCAAATTACTTGTATTGTTAAGAAGGTTAGAAATGAATCCAGCTTATTCAAGAAGTTGGATTCAGGTCGTCTTGATAAAAAATGACTCAATTCAAGGTCAGATTCAAgtttaatataaacttttgtttttctatgatACATTCCACTTTAAATGATACttaataagagaaaaagaaatataaacctGCTCTACTCATATGTaagtaaaaataactaatttaacattaattaagaATGTTAGtggatattatttaattttattaatctataaaaaaataaaattatttctaagataTCCTTAATTGAaacttgttataaaaaataattattaaaaataaaattagaattaaatgaaaaatatttaaaatgatagcattaaaaaaaaaattagttagattTATTTAAGTTCAACATATAAAATCACTTTAGAGAAATGATACTGTACAACAATTTATACAATATCATTTTATGTGTCTATCTTTCTCTGtcatatcatttattatattttaaaattttatcttttctctcacttttcttcctttctatctctttgttttaaaatttgttgtacatgtaaaaaaataataaatattaacaatgTATTTAGAGGACAGAAATGTCCACTACTACtactcataaaaaataaaattaaaatatatgcacCTAATCCAATTGCTTTAAGACACAAATATGTGATGTATTTGAGTAGTCACGAGGGAGAAATGAATGATGAAGCACACGATTTTGAAAAGTCCCTTTTCCTCTCAAATGAGCATGTTTGGCCAAAATCTAtgttgtaaaggtttttacccTTTGGCATTTACATTCACCTTTTCTTTCGGGGGCTGTTTTTGGCATCTCCATGTCATCCAAGTGCATGTGACAGTGAAGCTCAAGCGTGTGTGCAGCACTTAACTCCACATGTTGAATGCATTTTGCAACATGAAGCCATGAGCTTGCCTCAAGTTTTGTCCACCATGGAAATTTGTATGGTCAGAAGCTTCACCACCTCAGCCATTGCCTCCTTTGCACTCATAAAGAACGTTGAATtctaacaagaaaacaaaatcaaaagtgcCTCGTTGGTAGTAGAGAATGAACAAAGAAGGCAAACTTATCTTTCAGACAATCTCTAAGAGAAATGCTATTCTCACCCAATTTTTTCAGGAATTTtggagagaaacaaaaaaaaaagatgcaaaattataaaacaatacAAAAACAATTAGCAGACACCCTTCAGTTGAAAGAAAGCAAAATGAGACAAACATAGATATAACCGGTAATATTACGTAATAGGAAGagagataaataaaatgaacaatggaatggaaagagataagaaaataaataaattataaaaaagtgttATTATGTGTTGTAAAGGGTAGAATTATCCAATTCGGATTTCGGAATATATTAAAAGCTAGCCACcctatattttatcttttcttttcttttatttttaaaatataaatttctaatgtatatataaatgtgAAGACTCATGAGCTCATTGAGTCAACAACAACCTAGGTCACAACCGAGGcagtcttttattttatagtataaTTCATTCTGTCATATATCTGTGTAGCAATGGTGGTCTTTATTTGCAAGGAAGAATATGGTGTGCTCTTGG
The genomic region above belongs to Glycine max cultivar Williams 82 chromosome 14, Glycine_max_v4.0, whole genome shotgun sequence and contains:
- the LOC100787981 gene encoding Reticulon-like protein B8-like, with the protein product MSEKITAEKLLNTLVETLTEKQKSGLFFEEDKSSSVSSQFNRLFGRQKPVHHILGGGKSADVLLWRNKKISASVLSAATAIWVLFEWLNYNFLTILFFVVALGMLGQFLWTNASGLFSRKPSKVPRFVLPDGIFVNIATAVGAEVNRGLRFLQDVSCGGNLKQFLIVIVSLWAGAVIGSWCNFLTVMYIGFVAAHTLPVLYERYEDQVDNFVYKVFDQLQNHYQKLDTGLLSKIPKGKLKGKKYE